A window of Gemmatimonadota bacterium contains these coding sequences:
- a CDS encoding Uma2 family endonuclease, producing MTPHLRALALVLLLPCAAVAQDRSLSWPSVSVTAHLDSTGALTVRESQSIRLSGDWNGAERTFNIRLDQTLALRSLTRVDAAGVPHALRENDDLEAVDDYAWVNNDRTLRWRARLPTDPPFNDTVITWVIDAVYDRILLPASDGSFTLDHSFAMVDREGPIERFDLTLTLDSAWVVPDGFTGRWKDIALEPGTGYLVTIPLRYRGAARPANVRFGADDATRQLLAWILAAAIVAILLRLIARERALGRFAPTPDPDTIDAAWLGAHLTGMLPEVAGAMWDDHTAEAEVAAVLARLVQEGKLSNKVETTKVMFFTQQELHLTLEVPRAELTKHERALIDGLFLPHEKTTSTSQVKERYKKTGFDPASTIRTQLETMVGAVAPGGSKPSRRPSLLLLLAGLVVTLIGVGIEGSDGPLAFTMLGASVPGYLFVGIFALVVQKSLGSLRVALLFFTGALAAVFGVIAFVLLLSPVDPQGAVTLSGLVLWCIGLANSLGNVAASRQSPERIAQRKRLFGAREFFRRELQKPQPALQDAWFPYVIAFGLGRQADKWFKAFGGEHVTDAGMIAAGASRGSSSSGSGWTGFGGGGGFSGGGSSASFAAAVGGMASSVPSPSSSSSGGGSSSGGSSGGGGGGGELVQLRLPLNPPPPPPPPPPPPPPRPPPAPGRAAAAPPQEADATVRCSVRSWWFATARSRVCGTGVAWPGVPLRPPRRRAYAVVMPSASRSWTADMVRALPDDGRRYELVHGELLVTPAPRAVHQAAVGALHLALSSACRRSGRYRVWLSPADISWGPDTLVQPDVFVVPAAQSATMEWTQMRTLVLVAEVLSPSTARQDREQKRRLYQAQGVRTLWLVDPDARRVEVWTPEAHFPVVETERVTWDAGDGAEPVVITIAELFG from the coding sequence ATGACGCCCCACCTCCGCGCACTCGCGCTGGTGCTGCTGCTCCCCTGCGCCGCGGTGGCACAGGACCGTTCGCTCTCGTGGCCCAGCGTCTCCGTCACCGCGCACCTCGACTCCACCGGCGCGCTGACGGTCCGCGAATCGCAGTCGATCCGCCTCTCGGGCGACTGGAACGGCGCCGAGCGGACGTTCAACATCCGGCTCGACCAGACGCTCGCGCTGCGGAGCCTCACGCGCGTGGACGCGGCGGGGGTGCCGCACGCGCTGCGGGAGAACGACGACCTCGAGGCGGTGGACGACTACGCCTGGGTCAACAACGACCGCACGCTCCGCTGGCGCGCGCGGCTGCCCACCGATCCGCCGTTCAACGACACGGTGATCACGTGGGTGATCGACGCGGTCTATGATCGCATCCTGCTCCCGGCGTCGGACGGCAGCTTCACGCTCGACCACAGCTTCGCGATGGTCGATCGCGAAGGGCCGATCGAGCGGTTCGACCTCACGTTGACGCTCGACTCGGCGTGGGTCGTGCCCGACGGGTTCACGGGGCGGTGGAAGGACATCGCGCTCGAGCCGGGGACCGGGTATCTCGTCACCATCCCGCTGCGGTATCGCGGCGCGGCGCGTCCGGCGAACGTCCGATTCGGCGCCGATGACGCGACGCGACAGCTCCTCGCGTGGATCCTCGCGGCCGCGATCGTCGCGATCCTGCTCCGGCTCATCGCGCGCGAGCGCGCGCTCGGGCGCTTCGCGCCGACGCCGGATCCGGACACGATCGATGCGGCGTGGCTCGGTGCGCATCTCACCGGCATGCTCCCCGAAGTGGCGGGCGCGATGTGGGATGACCACACCGCGGAGGCCGAGGTGGCGGCGGTGCTCGCGCGACTGGTGCAGGAGGGGAAGCTCTCCAACAAGGTGGAGACGACGAAGGTCATGTTCTTCACGCAGCAGGAGCTGCATCTCACGCTCGAGGTGCCGCGCGCCGAACTGACCAAGCACGAGCGCGCGCTCATCGACGGGCTCTTCCTGCCGCACGAGAAGACGACGAGCACGTCGCAGGTGAAGGAGCGCTACAAGAAGACCGGGTTCGATCCGGCGAGCACCATCCGCACGCAGCTGGAGACGATGGTCGGGGCGGTGGCGCCGGGCGGGAGCAAGCCGTCGCGGCGGCCGTCGCTGCTGCTGTTGCTCGCGGGGTTGGTGGTCACGCTGATCGGCGTGGGCATCGAAGGGTCCGACGGGCCGCTCGCGTTCACGATGCTCGGCGCGTCGGTCCCCGGCTATCTCTTCGTCGGCATCTTCGCGCTCGTCGTGCAGAAGTCGCTCGGGAGCCTGCGGGTCGCGCTGCTCTTCTTCACGGGGGCGCTCGCGGCGGTGTTCGGCGTGATCGCGTTCGTGCTGCTGCTCTCGCCGGTCGATCCGCAGGGCGCGGTGACGCTGAGCGGCCTGGTGCTCTGGTGCATCGGGCTCGCGAACTCGCTCGGGAACGTCGCCGCGTCGCGGCAGTCGCCGGAGCGGATCGCGCAGCGGAAGCGGTTGTTCGGGGCGCGGGAGTTCTTCCGTCGGGAGCTGCAGAAGCCGCAGCCGGCGCTGCAGGATGCGTGGTTCCCGTACGTGATCGCGTTCGGGCTCGGGCGCCAGGCGGACAAGTGGTTCAAGGCGTTCGGTGGTGAGCACGTGACGGATGCGGGGATGATCGCCGCGGGTGCGTCGCGCGGGTCGTCGTCGAGCGGCTCGGGGTGGACGGGGTTCGGCGGTGGCGGCGGGTTCTCGGGTGGCGGATCGAGCGCGTCGTTCGCGGCGGCGGTGGGAGGGATGGCGTCGTCGGTGCCGAGTCCGAGTTCGAGTTCGAGCGGGGGCGGGAGTTCGAGTGGGGGGAGTTCGGGGGGCGGGGGGGGCGGGGGGGAGTTAGTTCAGCTGAGACTCCCCCTCAACCCCCCCCCCCCCCCCCCCCCCCCCCCCCCCCCCCCCCCCCCCCGCCCCCCGCCGGCGCCGGGCCGGGCGGCGGCCGCGCCCCCCCAAGAGGCGGACGCAACCGTGCGATGCAGCGTGCGCTCGTGGTGGTTCGCGACGGCGCGCTCGCGTGTGTGCGGCACTGGCGTAGCGTGGCCTGGTGTCCCCTTGCGCCCCCCTCGCCGCCGAGCGTACGCTGTGGTCATGCCGAGCGCTTCTCGATCCTGGACCGCCGATATGGTCCGTGCGCTGCCGGACGACGGCAGGCGGTACGAACTGGTGCACGGGGAGTTGCTCGTGACGCCGGCGCCGCGGGCCGTGCATCAGGCGGCCGTGGGTGCGCTGCACCTCGCGCTCTCGTCGGCCTGCCGGCGCTCCGGACGCTACCGGGTCTGGCTGAGTCCTGCCGACATCTCGTGGGGCCCCGACACGCTCGTGCAGCCCGACGTCTTCGTCGTGCCCGCCGCGCAGTCCGCCACGATGGAGTGGACGCAGATGCGCACGCTGGTGCTCGTTGCGGAGGTGCTGAGTCCCTCCACGGCGCGGCAGGATCGCGAACAGAAGCGGCGACTCTATCAGGCGCAGGGTGTGCGCACGCTCTGGCTCGTGGATCCCGACGCGCGGCGCGTGGAGGTGTGGACGCCCGAGGCGCACTTCCCGGTGGTGGAGACGGAACGCGTGACGTGGGATGCGGGGGATGGGGCGGAGCCGGTTGTGATCACGATCGCGGAGTTGTTCGGCTGA
- a CDS encoding AbrB/MazE/SpoVT family DNA-binding domain-containing protein, protein MLVRITSMNQLTLPKDVTEELGTPEYFDVESRNGQLILTPVRLHRADAVRARFVERGVTNADLDDAVAWARRDETS, encoded by the coding sequence ATGCTTGTCAGAATCACCTCGATGAACCAGCTCACGCTCCCGAAGGACGTGACCGAGGAGCTCGGCACGCCCGAGTACTTCGACGTGGAGAGCCGGAACGGGCAGCTGATCCTCACGCCGGTACGTCTGCACCGCGCGGACGCGGTGCGCGCAAGATTCGTCGAACGAGGTGTCACCAACGCCGATCTCGACGACGCCGTGGCGTGGGCGAGGCGCGATGAGACGAGTTGA
- a CDS encoding PD40 domain-containing protein — protein sequence MKLSRLLVAPLALALSIAAPLAAQSAAQHDSAVKAAARTRALPLPTPRPLSFTTDEASWISLDIAPDAKTIVFDILGDLYTLPIAGGQATRITSGTGWDQQPRFSPDGKRIAFVSDRNGSKNVWIANADGSAPRIITRSERINFSSPIWSADGQYVIAARTGQLWMYNVDGGSGVQLTGLRPEGAAGAAGTPASHYGAAPSGDPRYLWVNVSGNVPTTLASGVELHTATSAREEAEEQAARSNARRIGQYQIGQFDRESGRTLVRSHETFGAFRPVASPDGKWLVYATRYDAREALKLRDLATGEERWLVMDVQRDNSQGGGVNDRDLYPASAFTPDSKALITSYGGKIWRVEVPSGTVTAIPFTAQVDQRMGALAKFEYPINDTTLVVTQIRGARPSPDGRLVAFTALDMLYVGELGPAPAAGDTATRQVRNARRLTAGGMVEHAPVWSPDGNYLAYVTWTDTAGGNIYRVRVDGQVPPERLTRQAAYYDKIAYTRDGMRLMAVRGSRFSRMRQFEDFGNIANGELEYVWLPAEGGEATRIAWAGGGQSQQGRNVPHIGPDPARLYVWADNEGLVSMRFDGTDRKVVVRVAGPPPPANPLPPGATPPPPPSPDEVLLSPDGTHALVVANENVFLITVPPVVGQAPAVAVSGAGVPTARLTRVGGDFIGWSADGNTAFYSIGRSYFQYDVRAAESAIRDSTVRADSVTAAGGTRDTTQRAGPAFQAARFDVTITAAKDRPKGTVVLRGARIVTMRGQQVIENGDVVVTDNRIAGVGARGAVRIPAGARVIDVSGKTIIPGYVDIHAHNWFGWGVHRDQVSQLLANLAYGVTTQRDPQTSATDILTYTDLAETGALISPRLFSTGPGIFSNDNIKSLEEARDVLRRYSDHYNTKTIKQYLVGDRKVRQWVIMAARELGLTATTEGGSNLTMNLTLMQDGYPGLEHAMPIFPLYKDVVELLTASGITYTPTLMVGYGGPIGRDYYLSQYDIDKDPKLRRFTPHDELDSWRTLSWNRADQYIYRGLAEQLAKFVRAGGRVGLGSHGELQGLGVHWELWMMQSGGMTTFEALRAATLHGADAIGMARDLGSIEVGKLADLQVLDRNPLADIRNTNSIRYVMKNGRLYEGNTLDEVWPRVRALPRQWWWSEEPVEGRR from the coding sequence ATGAAGCTCTCGCGCCTGCTCGTCGCGCCCCTCGCCCTCGCGCTCTCCATCGCCGCGCCGCTCGCCGCCCAGTCCGCCGCCCAACACGACAGCGCCGTCAAAGCCGCCGCCCGCACCCGCGCCCTCCCCCTCCCCACCCCGCGCCCGCTCTCCTTCACCACCGACGAGGCGAGCTGGATCTCCCTCGACATCGCCCCCGACGCGAAGACCATCGTCTTCGACATCCTCGGCGACCTCTACACGCTCCCGATAGCAGGCGGGCAGGCCACCCGCATCACCAGCGGCACCGGCTGGGACCAGCAGCCCCGCTTCTCCCCCGACGGCAAGCGCATCGCCTTCGTCAGCGATCGCAACGGCTCCAAGAACGTCTGGATCGCCAACGCCGACGGCTCGGCGCCCCGCATCATCACGCGGAGCGAGCGCATCAACTTCTCCTCCCCCATCTGGTCCGCCGACGGCCAGTACGTCATCGCCGCGCGCACGGGGCAGCTCTGGATGTACAACGTGGACGGCGGATCGGGCGTCCAGCTCACCGGACTCCGCCCCGAGGGGGCGGCCGGCGCGGCGGGGACGCCGGCGTCGCACTACGGCGCCGCGCCGAGTGGGGACCCGCGCTACCTCTGGGTGAACGTGAGCGGCAACGTGCCCACCACGCTCGCCTCGGGGGTCGAGCTCCACACCGCCACCTCGGCGCGCGAGGAGGCCGAGGAGCAGGCGGCGCGCAGCAACGCGCGACGCATCGGGCAGTACCAGATCGGGCAGTTCGATCGCGAGAGCGGACGCACGCTCGTCCGCTCGCATGAGACCTTCGGCGCCTTCCGGCCGGTCGCGAGTCCCGACGGGAAGTGGCTCGTCTATGCCACGCGCTACGACGCGCGCGAGGCGCTCAAGCTGCGCGACCTCGCCACCGGCGAGGAGCGCTGGCTCGTCATGGACGTGCAGCGCGACAACTCGCAGGGCGGCGGCGTCAACGATCGCGACCTCTATCCCGCGTCGGCGTTCACGCCGGACTCCAAGGCGCTCATCACGAGCTACGGCGGGAAGATCTGGCGCGTGGAGGTGCCGTCGGGGACGGTGACGGCGATCCCGTTCACCGCGCAGGTCGATCAGCGCATGGGGGCGCTCGCCAAGTTCGAGTATCCCATCAACGACACCACGCTGGTGGTCACGCAGATCCGCGGCGCGCGGCCGTCGCCCGATGGGCGGCTCGTCGCCTTCACGGCGCTCGACATGCTCTACGTCGGCGAGCTGGGCCCGGCGCCGGCGGCGGGGGACACGGCCACGCGCCAGGTGCGCAATGCGCGCCGGCTCACGGCCGGCGGCATGGTGGAGCACGCGCCGGTCTGGTCGCCCGACGGCAACTACCTCGCGTACGTGACGTGGACCGATACCGCGGGTGGCAACATCTACCGCGTCCGCGTCGATGGCCAGGTTCCACCGGAGCGCCTCACTCGGCAGGCCGCCTACTATGACAAGATCGCGTACACGCGGGACGGCATGCGGCTGATGGCGGTGCGCGGCTCGCGCTTCAGCCGCATGCGGCAGTTCGAGGACTTCGGCAACATCGCCAACGGCGAGCTGGAGTACGTCTGGCTCCCCGCCGAGGGGGGCGAGGCGACGCGCATCGCGTGGGCGGGTGGTGGACAGTCGCAGCAGGGGCGCAACGTGCCGCACATCGGGCCCGACCCCGCGCGGCTCTACGTCTGGGCGGACAACGAAGGGCTGGTGTCGATGCGCTTCGACGGCACCGACCGGAAGGTGGTCGTGCGCGTCGCGGGTCCGCCGCCGCCGGCCAATCCGCTCCCGCCGGGCGCGACGCCGCCGCCCCCGCCGTCGCCGGACGAGGTGCTGCTCTCGCCCGACGGGACGCATGCGCTGGTGGTGGCGAACGAGAACGTCTTCCTCATCACGGTGCCGCCGGTGGTGGGCCAGGCGCCGGCGGTGGCGGTGTCGGGCGCAGGGGTGCCGACGGCGCGGCTCACGCGCGTGGGCGGGGACTTCATCGGCTGGTCGGCCGACGGCAACACGGCCTTCTATTCCATCGGCCGCAGCTACTTCCAGTACGATGTGCGGGCGGCCGAGTCGGCCATCCGCGACTCGACCGTGCGCGCGGATTCGGTCACGGCGGCGGGCGGCACGCGTGACACCACGCAGCGCGCGGGGCCGGCGTTCCAGGCGGCGCGGTTCGACGTGACGATCACCGCCGCGAAGGACCGCCCGAAGGGGACGGTCGTGCTCCGCGGCGCGCGCATCGTCACGATGCGGGGCCAGCAGGTGATCGAGAACGGCGACGTGGTGGTGACCGACAACCGGATCGCCGGCGTCGGCGCGCGCGGCGCGGTGCGCATCCCGGCGGGCGCGCGCGTGATCGACGTGAGCGGGAAGACGATCATCCCCGGCTACGTGGACATCCACGCGCACAACTGGTTCGGGTGGGGCGTGCATCGCGACCAGGTGTCGCAGCTCCTCGCCAACCTCGCGTACGGCGTGACCACGCAGCGCGACCCGCAGACCTCGGCGACGGACATCCTCACCTACACCGACCTCGCCGAGACGGGGGCGCTCATCAGTCCGCGCCTCTTCTCCACCGGCCCGGGCATCTTCTCGAACGACAACATCAAGAGCCTGGAGGAAGCGCGGGACGTCCTCCGGCGGTACTCCGACCACTACAACACGAAGACGATCAAGCAGTACCTCGTGGGCGACCGGAAGGTGCGGCAGTGGGTGATCATGGCGGCGCGGGAGCTGGGGCTCACGGCCACCACCGAGGGTGGCTCCAACCTCACGATGAACCTGACGCTCATGCAGGACGGGTATCCGGGGCTCGAGCACGCGATGCCGATCTTCCCGCTGTACAAGGACGTGGTGGAGCTGCTCACGGCGAGCGGCATCACCTACACGCCGACGCTGATGGTGGGGTACGGCGGTCCGATCGGCCGCGACTACTATCTCTCGCAGTACGACATCGACAAGGACCCCAAGCTCCGCCGCTTCACGCCGCACGACGAGCTCGACTCGTGGCGGACGCTCAGCTGGAACCGCGCCGACCAGTACATCTACCGGGGACTCGCCGAGCAGTTGGCGAAGTTCGTACGGGCGGGGGGACGGGTGGGGCTCGGATCGCATGGCGAGCTGCAAGGGCTCGGCGTGCACTGGGAGCTCTGGATGATGCAGTCGGGCGGGATGACGACCTTCGAGGCGCTGCGCGCGGCGACGCTGCATGGTGCCGACGCGATCGGCATGGCGCGCGACCTGGGGTCGATCGAGGTGGGGAAGCTGGCGGACCTGCAGGTGCTCGACCGGAACCCGCTGGCGGACATCCGCAACACGAACTCCATCCGGTACGTGATGAAGAACGGGCGGTTGTACGAGGGGAACACGCTGGATGAGGTGTGGCCGCGGGTGCGGGCGTTGCCGCGGCAGTGGTGGTGGAGCGAGGAGCCGGTGGAGGGCCGGCGGTGA
- a CDS encoding mobile mystery protein B, whose amino-acid sequence MLADDHASDGNTPLAESELEGLIPTHLTTRAELNQWEAKNIEIATAWIAGRPLDVLELDTLVELHRRMFGQTWAWAGEFRRSDKNISPYHWAEVPRLVRDLLANTAMRYAMIGEDRTAVDDVAARFHHELVRIHPWPNGNGRHSRFAADLLLRRWRRPPFTWGALGGGDHVANRQRYIEALRRADGGEYAPLLDFVRS is encoded by the coding sequence GTGCTGGCGGACGATCACGCGAGCGACGGGAACACCCCGCTCGCCGAGTCCGAGCTCGAGGGACTCATCCCGACGCACCTCACCACTCGCGCCGAGCTGAATCAGTGGGAAGCGAAGAACATCGAGATCGCGACTGCGTGGATCGCGGGACGGCCGCTCGATGTGCTCGAGCTCGATACGCTGGTGGAACTCCACCGACGCATGTTCGGCCAGACGTGGGCATGGGCCGGTGAGTTCCGCCGATCGGACAAGAACATCTCGCCCTACCACTGGGCCGAGGTGCCCCGACTCGTGCGGGACCTCCTCGCGAACACCGCGATGCGGTACGCCATGATCGGTGAGGACCGGACTGCGGTCGATGACGTCGCCGCGAGATTCCATCATGAACTCGTGCGCATCCACCCATGGCCGAACGGCAACGGAAGGCACAGTCGGTTCGCGGCCGACCTGTTGCTCCGCAGGTGGAGGCGACCACCGTTCACGTGGGGTGCGCTCGGCGGCGGCGATCACGTCGCGAACCGCCAGCGCTACATCGAGGCGTTGAGACGCGCGGATGGTGGCGAGTACGCGCCATTGCTCGACTTCGTCCGCTCCTGA
- a CDS encoding mobile mystery protein A, whose amino-acid sequence MVGLLRRQLDARLSELTALDAPGAGWIRTIREALGMTMAQLGSRLGISPQSVLDLEQRETKETISVAKLREAADALECELKIVFVPRGSLESTMRRQAVRKAHEERDRLIHTMRLEAQGEGVDAVLDEERAIDRWLTERARRLWD is encoded by the coding sequence ATGGTCGGACTTCTCCGGCGCCAACTGGACGCGCGGCTGAGCGAGCTGACGGCGCTCGACGCGCCCGGCGCGGGCTGGATACGCACCATCCGCGAAGCGCTCGGCATGACCATGGCACAACTCGGATCCCGGCTCGGGATCTCGCCGCAGTCCGTCCTCGACCTGGAGCAGCGCGAGACGAAGGAAACGATCTCCGTCGCCAAGCTCCGGGAAGCGGCCGACGCCCTGGAGTGTGAACTCAAGATCGTGTTCGTCCCCCGCGGGTCGCTCGAGTCCACGATGCGTCGGCAGGCGGTGCGCAAGGCACACGAAGAGCGCGATCGACTCATCCACACCATGCGCCTCGAAGCACAGGGCGAAGGGGTCGACGCCGTTCTCGACGAAGAACGAGCCATCGACCGCTGGCTCACCGAGCGCGCGCGCAGGCTGTGGGACTGA
- a CDS encoding DUF2188 domain-containing protein, whose protein sequence is MQRGGGVHTTPAATGRGWVNQSDGKVLSRHRTKVVAVAAGRAAARARRVEHTIHRMDGRIGEKNSYGADPCPPKDGR, encoded by the coding sequence ATGCAGAGAGGAGGCGGAGTGCACACGACGCCGGCGGCGACCGGCCGAGGCTGGGTGAACCAGTCGGATGGGAAGGTGCTGTCGCGGCACCGGACGAAGGTGGTCGCAGTCGCGGCGGGCCGCGCCGCCGCGCGTGCGCGGCGGGTGGAGCACACGATCCACCGGATGGATGGGCGGATCGGGGAGAAGAACTCGTACGGTGCGGATCCGTGTCCGCCCAAGGACGGGCGGTGA
- a CDS encoding RNA polymerase sigma factor, which translates to MRLAEIKRILTRPIGPGHAVATVGATGVAVPGAMPGASPMVWEGEFLHERQREFGSIYERLYDRLVHHAMRFVGRVEAEDAVHDAMFSLWQRWATLPPEQRTDAYIFAAVKLRARTIRNQNRRTVELDEADDVLDDQAVALFEAGRRYADIADALDSVIRSMSARRREVILFVYEEQFTYEEAAEAMGISFNSVKTHLRLAIADLRAAYDRAGFRIEHHDIPRLSAPKGDQTDA; encoded by the coding sequence ATGCGACTCGCGGAAATCAAACGAATCCTCACACGGCCCATCGGCCCCGGACACGCGGTGGCGACCGTGGGCGCCACGGGGGTCGCGGTACCAGGTGCCATGCCCGGTGCATCGCCGATGGTCTGGGAGGGGGAGTTCCTCCACGAACGGCAGCGGGAGTTCGGCAGCATCTATGAGAGGCTCTACGACCGCCTCGTCCATCACGCGATGCGATTCGTCGGGCGGGTGGAAGCCGAGGACGCGGTGCACGACGCGATGTTCTCGCTCTGGCAGCGGTGGGCGACGCTCCCGCCCGAGCAGCGCACCGACGCGTACATCTTCGCGGCCGTCAAGCTGAGGGCGCGCACGATCCGGAACCAGAACCGCCGCACCGTCGAGCTCGACGAGGCCGACGACGTGCTCGACGATCAGGCCGTCGCCTTGTTCGAGGCCGGCAGGCGCTACGCCGACATCGCCGACGCGCTCGACAGCGTGATCCGCAGCATGTCCGCCCGCCGCCGCGAGGTGATCCTGTTCGTGTACGAGGAACAGTTCACGTATGAAGAGGCCGCCGAGGCGATGGGCATCAGCTTCAACAGCGTCAAGACGCACCTGCGCCTCGCGATCGCGGATCTCCGCGCCGCCTACGACCGCGCCGGGTTCCGCATCGAACACCACGACATTCCCCGACTTTCCGCACCCAAAGGAGACCAGACCGATGCGTGA